The following DNA comes from Noviherbaspirillum sp. L7-7A.
CGGCATAGTCGCCGCGCTGCATGTCCTGCAGCGTCTTGCCGGCCACGCGCGGCCAGGTGTCCGAAGGCAGCGCCGGTCGCGGTCCGCGCTCGGGGTCGACCACATACCAGCGGTCCGGCTCGACCGGCTGGCGGTTGGTCGCATCGACGGCAATGTCACCTGCCACGCCGGTTTCGCGCAGCAGCGCCAGTTCGAAGCGCCGCAGCACGATGGGCGCCGCTTCCTCATGCGCCAGCCTGTTCAGCGCTTCCACGTAATGATCGAACAGCGCCGGATGGGGATCGTCGCGCGCCAGCAGCTTGACCAGCAGTTCATTGAGATAAAACCCGCACAGCAATGCCGACTTTTCCAGCGGCAGCAGCCCGCCCAGCCATTCTGCCGCGGTCAGGTTGCGCACTTCGGATTTGCCGGTCCAGCCGACCGACAGCGGCTGGAAGGTCTGCAGCACGCCGC
Coding sequences within:
- the recO gene encoding DNA repair protein RecO, with product MDADRQLDEDRPIAERKTAAPVAKPTAAPARRPRTPERDMRVAEQPAFVLHSYPYKETSLIVDVLSRDYGRVALVAKGAKRPHSKLRGVLQTFQPLSVGWTGKSEVRNLTAAEWLGGLLPLEKSALLCGFYLNELLVKLLARDDPHPALFDHYVEALNRLAHEEAAPIVLRRFELALLRETGVAGDIAVDATNRQPVEPDRWYVVDPERGPRPALPSDTWPRVAGKTLQDMQRGDYADATTQSQSKSLMRFLLAHHLGGAPLNTRQILLDLMQL